The Acropora muricata isolate sample 2 chromosome 4, ASM3666990v1, whole genome shotgun sequence genome contains the following window.
ATAAAAAGGAAGTGACGTGAAAGTTGTTCATGGAACTGTATTGTGGGAAGGGAAcaacaagatggcggccaaaacgGAATCACAACACAAGAGTCGACTAGATTGGCGAAAAGAGAAAGAATTAGAAGAGGCAAGGAAAGCTGGTACAGCACCAGCCTTGACTGATGAAGAGGGAAAGTAagtaatttttcttgtttaatgtCTTTCTTACCTTTGTATTCGGATGAAATCCTTTGTACGTACCACACAAAACACAACTCTAAAATATTATTCTTGTAGATCGTGTCAGATCTTCATTGTTCGAAGCGAAGCGCTAGCTTGCTTCCCGTGTTCACCAATTTAGAGTTTCTTTCCTGAGAAGTATTTTTACGTAGAGCATATGGCAAgcctgaaaataatttttttataagCTTGTCATTACGCATTATCTCATATCAACTTTATTCGattcatttcaattgaattgagtgaaagggaaggataccagaggttatccctatcgaGGGTACACagcaaggccagaccacaacacagggaactctgtgccctactcttttcgaacagtgcaTGGGCTCTTTTACGTCCTGCAGAATAACTTGTGAACAGTGAAGAGTTGCAAGACGGGGCATACAGTTTATCGTCTTTCGTCCGAGGAGATTAGAGAGATGTAATATTACAAAGCATAATCATGTGGCTAGCCTTACATATATGTATGTTTCATCCCTGCCAAGGGACTCATCAGAGGCCTTTCGGCTAACTCGTCAAACATCGCGTTTTGAAGTCCCGCTAGCACCAAAATGATGGTGGCAATCTGGCCTTATATCACATAAGGATTCCTAATTGCATAATATGCCAATTAACaacttgaaaaaatattttttcaaatattacaaaggaagcactttctgctcagttatttGGAGACCCTGAGTGTGGGTCCAGTCAGGTTTCAAATCCGCGACCTCGCGCACAGTAGTCTGATACTGAACCATCTGCGTCAACCAGGTCaaggacaaggtttgacctttGGTTTGTTTGGCTGGGCAGTGGATAGAAGAAAAAGTCATAGCAAACTAAGTGTCTGTATGTTGTGTAACTGGTTTGGCTTGGCAGTAAAGACGAGTATTATCCAAATAAGCCTACTCAACTGGATTTGCAAGGAGTTTGAGAGTATCACTTTTTTGTTCTGGCTTCAATCTAGCTGAGTTTATCTTGGCCTCCCCCTCTGCCTCTCTTTCCTATCTACATCACCATCTCTCCTCCTGCCACATCTCCCCTTGTTCCTTGTCTCCTGTCACACAGGCCTAAAGTGCCTCTAAAACTTACTCCAAGCATTCTGGAGGCAGGGCTGGCcttgtggtgagagcacttgccttccaccaatgcgACTGAGGTTCAATTTCCACACTCGGTGTCATTATATGGATTGAGATTGTTGGTTATCTTATCTGCTCTAAGAGGTTTTCCCccaggtactccagttttcccctctcatcaaaaaccaacattttacTTGATTTAGTTCgttgaacattaattttaaaatagtGATCTGGGCAATGTTAATAATTTGCTGTGGAactgtaaagtgcatttgatcatatatACATGCTAATTTGCACTacagaaatattaaacattaaacACTATGTAAAGAACTAGTTATAGAAGAAGGTAAACACCAGAACAGTCCAGTACCAACTTTTCCTCAGGTgataatgatttcttttttccttttttgtctttctAGGGATATCAATCCTCATATCCCACAGTATATTTCCCAGGCACCCTGGTATTATGGAACAAACAGGTGAGAGTTATGCTTAAATTTCATTCTGAAGTGTTTTCATTTTAATATCCTGTGGCTTACCACTGCTAGCCTTAGGATAGAATAATACCTAATGCTAAGGCCCTGAAATCAGTTCAACTCAGCCAAGAGCTTTTGTTCTAGGCACCAATCAAGCTGTTAAAGTCTGtggaaggaaaaaatatattataGGATTTGGTTGGGGAGAACTACCAACAAACAATTTCACTATAATTATATGACAAATAACCATGATCTATTCCTCCGAACATGGTGATTAACTTTGTTCATTTTCATAGTAATTGTAACTAAATTCAATGTGTCTGTTTTGTTGGCCTTCTCTCCCATTAATGATGGTTGTGAGCACTATAAATAATTAATGTCAAAAGAGATTTAAAATGACAGGCATTATCCTCTTGTAGACCCACCTTAAAGCATCAGCGACCTCAGGATGATAAACAGAAACAATATTCTTCTTTAAATGAGTGGTTCATCAAAGGAACAAAGACAGTGAGTTATCAGtgtaaaagttttgaaaattctGCCAAAGGGCAGAAAAAACTTCTTGGCAAAATGAAGCAGTAAACCAACTCTTACAAGATTAGAGTTCACTTGTTgtctttcttgttgttgttgttgtgattGCATTGAGTGTGAAGGATTTGGTGATTACAATGATGATGGTAAATggataaaattatattttttatattaaTTTCTGTAAATGTTAGGTCCCAGCTGCTACTAAATTTCGAAAAGGAGCTTGTGAAAACTGTGGAGCAATGACACACAAAAAGAAAGACTGCCTAGAGGTACAAGATTATGCTGTAGTCTCATTTCCCTTGTAACTGTCCTTAGCTGAATTTCTGAAATcaaggaataaattaattttaggaAAATGTATACATGTAGATCCACTGGTAATTGCATTGTACATGTTTATGGCCCCTTGGTTGACATTCCAAGAGTTTCCTTTCAAACATACTCATGTCCTGGATGCATTCATTTAAATGTGTACAGATTTCAATAAGAAGTGCAAATTCTCTTCACCTCTCTATTAAGCACTTGGGGCTATTAGAGGTGTTGTCATGCATTGCCTATCTAATAGATTATTATCACTAAGGTAAGTGTCTCTCTAACTATACTTCTAATAATGCATTATCTTAAACAGTGATCCTAATTAACCCTTTTTCTCTGGGTGGGGGGGggtccccattgacgagtaaaatagtCTGgccttagacagagtaaaatctacaagtatCAGTGGCACTAAAATTAAGGGAGTGGAAGGGTTAATGTGTGAACCTAGAGGTTGTTAAGCATAAAATCATAACTTTACAATAAGTATGTACACATTGCTTGTGCTAAaaataagttgtttttgcttggaATTACATGAATTTCAGCATGCTTCCTTCTGTGTATCCTTTCTAGCAAACTTGACTGGAATGCTAATTTACACTCACATTGTGATATTATCAAGCTTAAGCAAGCAATGCTTACAGAAACTGGAGGTGAACAATTCACCTGTTAGGACAGTGGTTTtccccagattttcaaactaatcgatTGCTTAAGCTTCATTATGTCGATTATGAGGGTCATTTGTCAACAATTTTTCTTCATCTGTGTGATTTTAATCTTCAGAGACCCAGACGGGTTGGTGCCAGGTTTACTGGCGATGACATTAAGCCGGATGAACATGTTCAACCTCAGTTGTCATTTGACTATGATGGCAAACGAGACAGGTAAACAGTCTTGCAGTAGTGCTCTCTGCAGTGTCCTTTGTTATTTAACAAGAAAGTTGATTTTTTCTGATCATTATACTTATTGCCCTTACTGAACTACCACCATTTCTTTTATTGTGACACTTTGATTAGAGGAACAGCAAAGGGAATCACAGAAGAAAATAATTATCGTGTTTGTTTGGGTCTTATTTCATTTAACTGCTTttaaacagaaataataattattattgtaaacagCAGTTTTTAACCGCAGAGCTTTGTTGCAGCAAGGGGGATGGGTGGTTAGTGAACAAAAGTGGATGTTATGCTCTTACCTTTTTTCCCATTTCTCTGTCTTTTTCACTCTTGTTTCATTATCACAGAGTAagaattaattaaattatttacattCTGTCCCTTTTTTCCTTTGCAGATGGAATGGCTACAGTGTTGATGATTATAGAAGGACAGTTGAGGAATATACTAAGCTAGAAATggtattttttcccttttaaaATATTGGAATAGTTTTAAGAGTGGATTTTTGtatcttttttatcattttttgttcCCCTTTCATCTTGGCTCTGTCCTCATCCAAGCCCCTTGCTTTGTCATAAGTTTTTAATGTACAGGCTCCCCCCCCCTCCCTTAACAATGGTTGGGCTTGATCATCACATACAAGTTTGTACAGGTAACATTTTCTGGTGGAGTTAAGTAAACTAGTAGTTACTGTTCTGACATTATTGCACTTGCCAAGTTTAGGTTTATTAACTGTCAGAGTGTACCATGTTTACCCAtgtaagtcgaccttttacagcctgaAAATTGGTCCATAAAATCGCccttgacttatacatgggtcaaaaactgagatcagAAAAAGATTCAGGACAATTTTTTATGAGCAAACATagcatacctgaaagaaaattctaagataaaagataagttttaagaaaattcttacccagaaaaaagaaaaacattttttggctccaaaatggggggttcacttatacacaggtaaatacgaTATTTTAAATGCTTTGTTTAATGATCGTTGTTTCCAGGCTAAACAGCATCTGAAAGCAGAGCAGCTTGAGGCAGAATTAGCTGAGGGTAAAAAGTCTGAGGTGGCAGATGAGCcagacagtgaagatgaagATAAGTATGCAGATAGGATTGACATGCCAGGACAGAAGTTTGATACAAAGAGGTGGGTTAAGTTTGTTTGCTGCTCATAATTTACGCTAGCCTGTTGCAGGCTCTAAATTGGTTAGGACAGGCAAAATTGCAACAGGTGGGATATTTAGTAGAGGGAAGCCTGCGCGCAGGAGTGCCTCCAGTGTGAAAAGGGTGTCCAACATCTAGGTTCCCTGAAAAACTGTCACCGTTAAATCACTCAACTCTGGCTCATGACTTACATGCATTTATCATGTTCTCTGAACATCCCAAGTTTATTACACTGGTAAACCATGGAAAATACAGTCTGTTGCTTAATAGATAATCAATGgaagtaaaataaataagatATTGAATAATTTGTAGGCAGTGTTAATCGTGGATGCCAATGTTTGTCTTCACTACGTCTGTAAATAAAGTAAGTTAAACCACTAAAAGATGaccaaaaattcaaacaaaaagtCACAGCAAAGCATCAAGGCATGAAGTTTTGGCAAAATAAACACAGGACTGTGTTCCACACTAGAATTTTTTGAATTCATAATTAGCACCTTCAATCATTGTTTTAACACACACAAAATTCCTTAATAATGAAAATGTTCCTTATATAGCTGTTAATTTTTTatgtattatttatttatttatttatttatttatttattcaggCGCACAACAGTGAGGAATTTGAGAATTCGTGAAGACACAGCAAaggtttgttgttgttgctcttttctttttcactttttattgaTTTCTGTTGCTCagggaaaataataataataattattatgataattattgttggtTTTTTCATCCAGTATTTGCATAACTTGGACCCAAATTCAGCATACTATGACCCAAAGACAAGATCAATGAGACAGAATCCATTCAAGGAAACTGATGGAAGTGGCAACAAGTTAGCATTATTGTCTtatattattttgttcattACATGCTTCAGTAagacataataattattattagagtgATCTTCAAAGCTTTCCCTGTGCAGAGGCATTTATGCTTAAATCGAAGTATGACAGTTTCTTAACCACAAGAAGACAACACCAACAgatatcaagtaagctatgatcatcgcagttataaacgcaatttaagcaattgcttaaattgcgtttataactgcgatgatcatagcttacttgatttcaaatccgcagttcaatatatgaaacatttcatgtatTACTTCACACCAACAGATATGTTTAAGCAAATATTAAGTACATAAAAAACTCTGCTTTTCAAGTCAAACAGTAACAATGACAGGAAACTTGGTAGTTAAGGCTGTTAATGTAAACATCTTTGTAATTACAGTGTCACTTATGCAGGAGATAACTTTGTTCGTTTCTCTGGAGACACACAGAAGATGGCCCAATCACAAAGTAAGTCTGGGCACAGTTATCAACAAAGGCCTGAGACTGGCATGAATCTTCATTATTATGGACCTGGCATTGTGAATGCAACATTACATGATTCATTGTTATtagaataatataatttatcaaATTCtgaacctcggataatgcatctcgcgtactctgattggttcactcaatcttggttatcagctcatataccttagtttgaccttatatggtaggtaaatgattgcgctaagcatTGCTAAGCTAGAAATGTTTTTGCCGGatagcgaaatttttctctgaataaagccaaaaaagaaaaaaaaaacttttttgtggaaagtttcgATCAATGCCGAGGTTTAGAAGTaagcgaaaaggcaagaaaagtttttttgtgatgagcctacgtctgtctgacc
Protein-coding sequences here:
- the LOC136914803 gene encoding pre-mRNA-splicing factor SLU7-like isoform X2; translated protein: MAAKTESQHKSRLDWRKEKELEEARKAGTAPALTDEEGKDINPHIPQYISQAPWYYGTNRPTLKHQRPQDDKQKQYSSLNEWFIKGTKTVPAATKFRKGACENCGAMTHKKKDCLERPRRVGARFTGDDIKPDEHVQPQLSFDYDGKRDRWNGYSVDDYRRTVEEYTKLEMAKQHLKAEQLEAELAEGKKSEVADEPDSEDEDKYADRIDMPGQKFDTKRRTTVRNLRIREDTAKYLHNLDPNSAYYDPKTRSMRQNPFKETDGSGNNVTYAGDNFVRFSGDTQKMAQSQMFAWEAYEKGADVHLQADPTKLELLHKEYKVKKGDFEKDKKLSVLEKYGGEEHLNAPPKELLLAQTENYVEFSRTGKVIRGQEKAVAKSKYEEDVYTNNHTSVWGSYWQEGRWGYACCHSFIRNSYCTGDAGKETSASRRPQITEPLTNAAKMIQEAEQNGKTLMEIHQENRKKGKKREKSVDEDDEESKREKLNKALRKEERHQQEAERLLAIDERKRPYNSLKGDNLDVTEEELEAYRLRRQQQDDPMKDFL
- the LOC136914803 gene encoding pre-mRNA-splicing factor SLU7-like isoform X1 — protein: MAAKTESQHKSRLDWRKEKELEEARKAGTAPALTDEEGKDINPHIPQYISQAPWYYGTNRPTLKHQRPQDDKQKQYSSLNEWFIKGTKTVPAATKFRKGACENCGAMTHKKKDCLERPRRVGARFTGDDIKPDEHVQPQLSFDYDGKRDRWNGYSVDDYRRTVEEYTKLEMAKQHLKAEQLEAELAEGKKSEVADEPDSEDEDKYADRIDMPGQKFDTKRRTTVRNLRIREDTAKYLHNLDPNSAYYDPKTRSMRQNPFKETDGSGNNVTYAGDNFVRFSGDTQKMAQSQMFAWEAYEKGADVHLQADPTKLELLHKEYKVKKGDFEKDKKLSVLEKYGGEEHLNAPPKELLLAQTENYVEFSRTGKVIRGQEKAVAKSKYEEDVYTNNHTSVWGSYWQEGRWGYACCHSFIRNSYCTGDAGKETSASRQRPQITEPLTNAAKMIQEAEQNGKTLMEIHQENRKKGKKREKSVDEDDEESKREKLNKALRKEERHQQEAERLLAIDERKRPYNSLKGDNLDVTEEELEAYRLRRQQQDDPMKDFL